CCGCCCGCCGCACGTCGCCGCGGTGCGGGAGCCGCAGGGTCCGCGTGGTGCGCCAGGCTCCTCGCGCGCGGACGGCGATCGCCGGCTGCGCCCCGAGGACGGTGTACGCCCGCCGGACCGTGGTGACATTGCCGGCGCCGTCGATGGCGGTCGCGGTGACGACCTGCTCCCCCGGCGTACCGGTGGCCAGGGCCGGGGCCGAGAGCGTGCAGGACTGCAGCGTCGATCCCCCGCGGTCGGTGCACCGGACCCGGGGCACGACGGTGTCGCCCGTCTCGTAGACAGCACCGCCGCCGATCCCCCCGTCCGGGAGCGTGAGCCCGACCGTCGGTCCGATCCGGTCCGGCACCTCCGCCTTCTCCGCGCGGTAGCTGAGCACGCTCGGTGCCGCGAGCTCCCACACGATGCTGTCGTCGGGCGCCACCTCGCTCACCAGCGCCTCCCGGGAGGACGCCCAGTTGACCAGCGTGTTGCCACCCGCGAGCCGGCGGGCCGAGCCGGCGAAGTAGGAGAAGCGGTCCGGGTGCTCCCAGGAGCGGACCAGGGTCGCGGTCAGCGCGGTCTCGTCGAGCGCGTACTCGGTCACCCGGGTCACCGCCCGGTTCACGGTCGGGCCGAGACGGTCGGCGGGGTCGAGGCAGTACGACGGCGTGGCGCCCAGGGCGACCGAGCCGTTGTCGAAGACGAGCAGGTGCCCGTCGGGCAGCCGGCTGACGGTGTGCTGGGCACACGGCCCGCCGAGCGGGTCGTTGACGAAGTCGAAGTCGTTCCGCCGGCCGCCCAGGCGCCACACCACGTCGCCGCGCTGGTGACCGCTGTGGTCGGACCAGGCGATGCGCAGCGCGGCGCTCAGGTGGCGGAAGGACGCGAGCACATCGCCCCCGGGCAGGATCTCGATGGAGTTGAGGTGCGCCCAGTCGCTCGCCGCGCCGGCCGTCGTCTCGGCCGGGTCGACGTGGTCACCGCTGTCCCAGGTGTAGACCTCGTGCCCCGCGGCGTCGACCTCCTGGATGACCGCGTCGACCAGTCCGGTGTCGGGGTCGGGCTCGTAGGCGACGAACAGTCGGCTGCCGTCCGGACGCAGGATCACGTCGTGGTTGTCGGTGTTGACCAGACCGACCGTCCGCGAGACCCCCACCTCGCGCAGCTGGGCGTCCAACTCGACCAGGTCCAGTCGCTCTCCGGCCCGGGCAGCCGCCGCATCACGGTGTAGCGCCCGTGCGGGGCGGGCTTCAGGTCGGCGACGGGCTGCCCGAAGTCGTGGACGTAGACCGGCACGCCGTTGCGGTCGAGCGCGGCCGCGAAGGTGCCGAGGGTGACCAGGACGTGGCCGGCGGCGACACCGGGTCCGTCCACGACCTTGGTGATCTCCGGGAATCCGGCCGGCAGATAGACCAGCGCATAGGTACGACGCCCCGCCGCGTCATCGACGATCACCGAGACCTCG
This region of Nocardioides sp. L-11A genomic DNA includes:
- a CDS encoding cadherin-like beta sandwich domain-containing protein; amino-acid sequence: MRSVAHLLSAVLLPVLLLGLIGLPPAPAGADASAPVVTLAVAGTGATLRPGFDPDVRRYAVATTGATAGRLTITATTSDPAGVIRVDGVVVSGPTEVAGLADGDEVSVIVDDAAGRRTYALVYLPAGFPEITKVVDGPGVAAGHVLVTLGTFAAALDRNGVPVYVHDFGQPVADLKPAPHGRYTVMRRLPGPESDWTWSSWTPSCARWGSRGRSVWSTPTTTT
- a CDS encoding aryl-sulfate sulfotransferase; this translates as MDAQLREVGVSRTVGLVNTDNHDVILRPDGSRLFVAYEPDPDTGLVDAVIQEVDAAGHEVYTWDSGDHVDPAETTAGAASDWAHLNSIEILPGGDVLASFRHLSAALRIAWSDHSGHQRGDVVWRLGGRRNDFDFVNDPLGGPCAQHTVSRLPDGHLLVFDNGSVALGATPSYCLDPADRLGPTVNRAVTRVTEYALDETALTATLVRSWEHPDRFSYFAGSARRLAGGNTLVNWASSREALVSEVAPDDSIVWELAAPSVLSYRAEKAEVPDRIGPTVGLTLPDGGIGGGAVYETGDTVVPRVRCTDRGGSTLQSCTLSAPALATGTPGEQVVTATAIDGAGNVTTVRRAYTVLGAQPAIAVRARGAWRTTRTLRLPHRGDVRRAVLRLTNTSARPAVLTLRGSRAGSAYRVRYVVAGRDVTATVRAGTWRTPLLAPGQEARVKVVVTRRGVRAVPRRTVRVVAGRSGAPASESSLVLGLRSR